Proteins co-encoded in one Brienomyrus brachyistius isolate T26 unplaced genomic scaffold, BBRACH_0.4 scaffold673, whole genome shotgun sequence genomic window:
- the LOC125729446 gene encoding germinal-center associated nuclear protein-like, with protein sequence DVVAVRRQLKRQMRDFPAAPGCVDPRFRLQALAPSAPPSPCLDRLARGVVNLGHAGDLSVSCTRLAKMRRETEHQMFVHIPETTNEPQGSEQIRHAVRWLAARSTAPARLVSQTLVQVVEAGVCREFAGRLHRDRRDRDMAGLPSQGPAPVIGLYNTVLAFLAGLVSSPSLAGLSWPVAEFSVPGGGDCLPHLLWNSAEHLEWLQGAVLSLRLPDWPLPAVGAPWSQLVASIFQYVSQIPWSYHSQPLLMSQLENLLERLRQDCVGRGGGPDKEPTFWEVPWDEIVMLCVEHQLRDWNPPGCPVSEDVISDDGEISVYFLSDGLQGFILPSCWVDAVKQTHRDKQQGKAGCHQSMWPHPRMARPRLQQKLFHSMVEDPESGSGVAPVLDAASSPQDLLARIEEEKEQSRRFEDQLRTWLDVESLGPSSSSSPLFLPSSLLSVPEIVVPSPKMAAPPALALQKERSVLSDQARGAASSMARRLQELEQLISASREEELACELKLSCLLDIVDD encoded by the exons gatgtggtggccgtgcgcaggcagctgaagcgacagatgcgtgattttcctgctgcccctggctgtgtggacccccgcttcaggctgcaggccttggcccccagtgcccccccttcaccctgcctggacaggctggcccggggcgtggtcaacctggggcacgctggggacctctctgtttcctgcaccag gttggcgaagatgcgaagggaaaccgagcatcag atgttcgtccatatccccgagaccacgaacgaaccccaaggatccgagcag atccgccatgccgtcaggtggctcgctgcccgctccacggcaccagcccggctcgtctcgcagacgttggtgcaggttgtggaggccggggtctgccgcgagtttgctggtaggcttcaccgtgatcggagggaccgtgacatggcgggactgccctcccagggccctgcacccgtcatcggcctctacaacactgtcctggctttcttggctggccttgtgtcgtccccgagtctggctggcctctcctggcccgtggcagagttctcggtgcccgggggtggtgactgcctaccacatctgctctggaactcggctgagcacctggagtggctccagggggcagtcctgagcctgcggctgcccgactggccgctgccagccgtggggg ctccttggagccagctggttgcctccatcttccagtacgtatctcaaatcccatggtcctaccacagccagccactccttatgtcccagttggagaaccttttggagaggctgcgtcaggactgtgtgggccgaggtggggggccggacaaggagcccactttctgggaggtgccctgggacgaaattgtcatgctctgtgtagagcaccaactccgggactggaaccctcctgggtgccccgtgagtgaag atgtcatcagtgacgacggagaaatctcggtgtatttcctgagcgatgggctgcagggcttcatactgccgtcctgctgggtggatgccgtaaagcagacgcacagggacaagcagcaggggaaggcagg gtgtcaccagagcatgtggcctcatcctcgaatggccaggccacgtcttcaacagaagctgtttcacagcatggttgaggaccctgagtccggatccggtgttgcccctgttttggatgctgcctccagcccccaggacctcctggctcgcattgaggaggagaaagaacagagccgcag gttcgaggaccagctgcgtacctggcttgacgtcgagtccctgggcccttcctcttcctcctcaccacttttcttgccttcttcgttactgtctgtaccggagatcgtagtgccctccccaaagatggctgccccacctgcacttgccctg cagaaggagcgcagtgtcctcagtgaccaggccaggggagctgccagttctATGGCGAGGCGtctacaggagctggagcagctgatctctgcaagccgggaggaggagctcgcatgtgagctgaagctaagctgccttctggacattgttgatgactga